The following coding sequences lie in one Arachis ipaensis cultivar K30076 chromosome B03, Araip1.1, whole genome shotgun sequence genomic window:
- the LOC107629294 gene encoding DDT domain-containing protein PTM → MEPPVVRSRGRPRKRRRKEEEMEALEAKRQALATRSIALVGRFVLKEFPKIGVFLGKVVYYECGLYRVSYEDGDFEDLDSGEVRAVLLNDSDFDDDLTKRKGKLEQLVLKNSVKVQAKSVKASDEMNKDESKVDGPVSGELNGENGEEQAEGGDDLLSDDYSDSDAEAVPAVPPRPPLLQLPPSSGTIGVPEQCVSHLFAVYGFLRSFSTRLFLAPFTLDDFVGCLNCRVANSLIDSIHVSLLRVLRHHLESVSSEGSELASKCLRCNDWGLLDALTWPVFVIQYLLVNGHTKGPEWKGFYDEAFACEYYLLPVSRKLMILQKLCDDVLDSEELKAEMNMREESEVGVDYDAEDIIAAENGPGKVLPRHANTACEDKGAMKIVLASNFVNQHVNPNNSNSRNAGNVGDGDDRNGDECRLCGMDGTLLCCDGCPSAYHSRCIGVSKMHIPEGPWYCPECKINMIGPTVAKGTSLRGAEIFGMDLYGQLFMSSCDHLLVLNVNNDEFCLKYYNQSDIPNVIQVLCGSLQHRPIYYDICMAVMQYWNISERVLPLPPPSSEDGHKPVSLVNGEYSHTLSLIYSGNVVPSRDISTTNTVNQCPESSGNELPTTNMKLPQETRMVSLMSNDSGSVSVSNQSELNYRSSVNGLTVVASSRSLINSQYSNNAHSNDIVLPVNFSLETKESTRVGFGKVEHKTTNNVGYMGLSYKPLSYINNYMHGDFAASAAAKLAVLSSEESRSEGHVSDSQKKTIAQITYLQAKAFSQIASRFFWPATEKKLMEVPRERCGWCFSCKAPVSSKRGCMLNHALINATKSALKVLAGFPPLRSGEGILPSIATYILYMEECLHGLIVGPFLSPSYRKQWRMRVEQATTFSSIKPLLLDLEENIRMITFCGDWHKLMDDWLVEFSMIQRSASALGTTQKRAPSGRRYKKRSATEEPTADGCHESLEWWRGGKFTKFIFQKAVLPRSLVRKAARQGGSRKISGIFYADGSEIPKRTRQFVWRVAVQMCKTASQLALQVRYLDFYIRWSDLIRPEQNIQDGKGQETDASAFRNANICDKKLVEGKTCYGVAFGSQKHLSTRLMKNVIEIEQGIEGKEKYWFSETRIPLYLVKEYEESNGNGPSVGEHLNTASQQLLSRWLKASRKDIFFYLTCKRDNLDMFLCSVCHTGVPLRNALKCNTCQGFCHEGCSLRSTIFTNKKVEYLTTCNQCYHAKFLAQKETSNESPTSPLLLQGRENNSLTILKGLKSKYSDLAQKSAKAKDSRPEAKQAKQVASMTVLKEAKTSTKSKDSHPDRKQLASGSSSATATHRRNCSWGVIWKKKNIDDTGDEFRLKNILLKGASGILQEPPICHLCRKKYCSDLMYIHCESCSNWYHAEAVELDESKIFDVLGFKCCKCRRIKSPDCPYADTKRKTQEGKRTRTSKKEYSGPDSDSEKFSDTEPKLEDAEWSTLSGPGPRKLPVRRHVKREGDCDGFYVEKPLYDETLAHNEAGDTYKPEPLDYDSVVPNDSNLLNEAEGSQYEFADFEPHTYFSVTELLLPDDSSQLEGADASGELSGYLGNSCTQVPEECGVTLDDKSEPALSFEDAVYSCWQCGQMEPAPDLCCEICGIFIHSQCSPWVESPSRLGNWRCGNCREWQ, encoded by the exons ATGGAGCCACCGGTTGTTAGATCGAGAGGGAGGCCGCGGAAGCgtagaagaaaagaggaagaaatgGAAGCTCTGGAAGCAAAGAGGCAAGCCTTGGCAACCAGATCGATAGCGTTGGTTGGACGATTCGTGCTGAAGGAGTTCCCGAAAATCGGTGTTTTTCTCGGTAAAGTTGTGTACTACGAGTGTGGCTTGTATAGAGTTAGTTATGAGGACGGTGATTTCGAGGATTTGGATAGTGGTGAGGTTCGTGCTGTTCTACTAAATGACAGTGATTTTGATGATGATTTGACTAAGAGGAAGGGTAAATTGGAGCAATTAGTGTTGAAGAATAGTGTAAAGGTTCAGGCTAAGTCGGTGAAGGCTTCTGATGAGATGAATAAAGATGAATCCAAGGTTGATGGACCTGTTTCGGGAGAACTTAACGGTGAAAACGGTGAGGAACAAGCTGAAGGTGGCGATGATTTGTTGAGTGATGATTATTCTGATTCAGATGCTGAGGCAGTGCCTGCCGTGCCACCGCGGCCGCCTTTGTTGCAGTTGCCACCATCGTCAGGGACTATTGGTGTGCCGGAGCAGTGTGTTTCGCACCTGTTTGCTGTTTATGGTTTCTTGAGATCATTTAGCACTAGGTTGTTCCTGGCACCGTTTACTTTAGATGATTTTGTTGGTTGTCTTAATTGCCGAGTTGCTAACAGCTTGATTGATTCTATTCACGTCTCCCTATTGCGGGTATTGAGGCATCATCTTGAATCCGTTTCATCTGAAGGCTCAGAGCTTGCATCGAAATGCCTTAG GTGCAATGATTGGGGCTTGCTTGATGCATTGACTTGGCCTGTTTTTGTGATTCAGTATTTATTAGTTAATGGACACACAAAAGGACCTGAATGGAAAGGGTTTTATGATGAGGCTTTTGCTTGCGAGTATTATTTATTGCCTGTAAGTAGGAAGTTAATGATATTGCAAAAACTCTGCGATGATGTTTTGGATTCAGAGGAGCTAAAAGCTGAAATGAACATGCGGGAAGAATCAGAGGTTGGGGTGGATTATGACGCAGAAGATATCATTGCTGCAGAAAATGGGCCTGGAAAAGTCCTGCCAAGACATGCCAATACTGCTTGTGAGGATAAAGGAGCCATGAAGATAGTTTTGGCATCAAATTTTGTGAACCAACATGTTAACCCTAATAATTCCAATTCCAGAAATGCAGGAAACGTTGGTGATGGCGATGATAGAAATGGAGATGAATGTCGTCTTTGTGGTATGGATGGGACCTTGCTTTGTTGTGATGGGTGCCCCTCTGCTTATCACTCCAGGTGTATTGGTGTTTCGAAAATGCATATACCAGAAGGACCGTGGTATTGTCCAGAATGCAAGATTAACATGATTGGGCCAACAGTTGCAAAGGGAACATCACTTAGAGGTGCTGAAATATTTGGAATGGATTTGTACGGGCAGCTTTTCATGAGTTCTTGCGACCACTTATTGGT GCTCAATGTCAACAATGATGAATTCTGTCTTAAATATTACAACCAGAGTGACATTCCTAATGTTATCCAAGTGCTCTGCGGATCCTTGCAGCATAGACCAATATACTATGATATTTGCATGGCAGTTATGCAATATTGGAATATTTCTGAAAGAGTCTTGCCTCTTCCTCCTCCGTCAAGTGAAGATGGTCATAAGCCTGTTAGTTTGGTGAATGGAGAGTACTCTCACACTTTGAGCTTGATTTATAGTGGCAATGTAGTCCCTTCACGTGATATCTCAACAACTAACACTGTAAATCAATGTCCTGAAAGCAGCGGTAATGAGCTCCCTACCACAAATATGAAGCTTCCTCAGGAAACTAGGATGGTGTCACTAATGTCAAATGATTCTGGGTCTGTTTCTGTTAGTAATCAGTCTGAGTTGAACTATCGAAGTTCTGTCAATGGGTTAACTGTGGTGGCTTCTTCACGCTCTTTGATAAACAGCCAATATAGTAATAATGCCCATTCAAATGATATTGTACTGCCAGTGAACTTCTCTCTGGAAACCAAAGAGAGCACCCGAGTTGGTTTTGGAAAGGTGGAACACAAAACAACTAACAATGTTGGGTACATGGGTTTGTCCTATAAACCTTTGTCATACATTAATAACTATATGCATGGTGATTTTGCTGCATCAGCAGCTGCCAAATTGGCCGTTCTATCCTCTGAGGAATCTAGGTCAGAGGGTCATGTTTCCGACAGTCAGAAGAAAACGATAGCTCAGATCACTTATTTGCAAGCAAAAGCATTCTCACAAATAGCTTCACGTTTCTTTTGGCCAGCTACTGAAAAGAAGCTAATGGAGGTGCCAAGAGAGAGGTGTGGCTGGTGCTTTTCTTGTAAAGCCCCTGTTTCAAGCAAGAGAGGATGCATGTTAAATCATGCCCTTATAAATGCCACAAAAAGTGCGCTGAAAGTTCTTGCTGGTTTTCCTCCACTAAGGAGTGGAGAGGGAATCCTTCCTAGTATTGCAACATACATTTTATACATGGAGGAATGTTTACATGGTTTAATAGTTGGGCCCTTTCTAAGTCCAAGTTATAGAAAGCAATGGCGAATGCGGGTTGAACAGGCCACAACATTTAGCTCTATCAAACCACTCTTGCTTGAT CTTGAGGAAAATATTCGCATGATTACTTTCTGCGGGGATTGGCATAAGTTGATGGATGATTGGTTGGTTGAGTTTTCTATGATTCAAAGGTCTGCATCTGCTCTTGGAACAACACAGAAACGTGCACCAAGTGGGAGGCGTTACAAAAAACGCTCAGCTACTGAAGAACCTACAGCTGATGGTTGCCATGAAAGCCTTGAGTGGTGGCGGGGTGGGAAATTCACCAAGTTTATATTCCAAAAAGCTGTTTTGCCAAGATCCCTGGTCAGGAAAGCTGCACGCCAAG GTGGTTCGAGGAAAATCTCTGGCATTTTCTATGCTGATGGATCTGAAATCCCTAAAAGGACCAGACAGTTTGTGTGGAGAGTTGCAGTACAGATGTGTAAGACTGCATCACAGCTGGCACTTCAG GTCAGATATCTAGATTTTTATATCAGATGGAGTGATCTAATTCGTCCAGAGCAGAATATTCAGGATGGTAAAGGTCAAGAAACTGACGCTTCTGCTTTTAGAAATGCAAATATTTGTGATAAAAAGCTTGTAGAGGGGAAAACTTGTTACGGAGTAGCATTTGGGAGCCAAAAGCATCTTTCTACTCGTTTAATGAAAAATGTTATTGAAATTGAGCAAGGTATAGAAGGAAAGGAAAAGTATTGGTTTTCCGAAACACGCATTCCTTTATATTTGGTGAAAGAGTATGAAGAAAGCAATGGAAACGGACCATCTGTTGGTGAGCACTTGAATACTGCATCACAACAATTGCTCAGTCGGTGGTTGAAAGCATCCCGCAAGGATATTTTTTTCTACCTTACCTGCAAGAGAGACAATTTggacatgttcttgtgttctgtATGTCATACTGGTGTTCCATTAAG GAATGCACTCAAGTGCAATACTTGTCAAG GTTTTTGTCACGAGGGCTGTTCCCTAAGGTCAACAATCTTCACAAATAAGAAAGTTGAGTACTTGACCACATGCAACCAATGTTATCATGCCAAGTTCCTTGCTCAAAAGGAGACCAGTAATGAATCTCCAACCAGCCCCTTACTCTTACAAGGACGTGAAAACAACTCTCTTACTATCCTAAAGGGATTAAAGTCTAAATATTCTGATCTAGCACAGAAGTCTGCCAAGGCAAAGGATAGCCGTCCAGAAGCAAAACAAGCAAAACAAGTTGCTTCAATGACAGTTTTGAAGGAAGCAAAGACTTCCACCAAGTCAAAGGATAGTCATCCAGACAGAAAACAACTTGCTTCTGGTTCCAGCTCGGCAACTGCAACCCATCGTAGGAATTGTTCTTGGGGTGTGATATGGAAGAAGAAAAATATTGATGATACAGGCGATGAATTTAGGCTCAAAAACATACTTTTAAAGGGAGCTTCAGGAATTCTTCAAGAGCCACCAATTTGTCACTTGTGCCGTAAGAAATACTGTTCCGATCTGATGTACATTCACTGTGAGTCATGCTCAA ATTGGTATCATGCTGAAGCTGTTGAACTCGATGAGTCCAAAATTTTTGATGTACTGGGCTTCAAATGTTGCAAGTGTCGCAGGATAAAATCACCTGATTGTCCTTATGCTGATACTAAGCGCAAGACACAAGAGGGTAAGAGGACAAGGACTTCAAAGAAAGAGTATTCTGGTCCAGATTCTGATTCTGAAAAATTTTCTGATACAGAACCTAAGTTAGAGGATGCTGAGTGGAGTACTCTCTCTGGCCCTGGGCCTCGGAAACTACCAGTGAGACGGCATGTTAAACGTGAGGGGGACTGCGATGGATTTTACGTAGAGAAACCGTTGTATGATGAAACTTTGGCACATAATGAAGCGGGTGATACGTACAAACCCGAGCCTTTAGACTATGACTCTGTCGTGCCAAATGATAGCAATCTGCTTAATGAAGCGGAAGGTTCACAGTATGAATTTGCGGACTTTGAACCTCATACCTACTTCTCTGTAACGGAACTGCTGCTTCCAGATGATAGTAGCCAGCTTGAGGGAGCTGATGCATCTGGTGAGTTGTCAGGATATTTGGGGAATTCTTGTACACAAGTTCCTGAAGAATGCGGTGTAACTTTAGATGACAAATCAGAACCTGCCCTATCATTTGAAGACGCTGTTTATAGTTGTTGGCAGTGCGGGCAAATGGAACCAGCCCCTGATCTGTGTTGTGAGATTTGTGGGATTTTTATTCACAGTCAATGCTCCCCTTGGGTTGAGTCACCATCAAGGCTTGGAAATTGGAGGTGTGGCAATTGCCGGGAATGGCAATAG
- the LOC107629295 gene encoding AP-2 complex subunit alpha-1 — MALSGMRGLSVFISDVRNCQNKEQERLRVDKELGKIRTRFKSEKGLKPYDKKKYVWKMLYIYMLGYDVDFGHMEAVSLISAPKYPEKQVGYIVTSCLVNENHDFLRLAINTVRTDIIGRNETFQCLALTMVGNIGGREFSESLAPDVQKLLVSSSCRPLVKKKAALCLLRLYRKNPDVVNVDGWAVRMAQLLDERDLGVLTSSMSLLVALVSNNYEAYWSCLPKCVKILERLARNQDIPQEYTYYGIPSPWLQVKTMRALQYFPIIEDPNTRRSLFEVLQRILMGTDVVKNVNKNNASHAVLFEALALVMHLDAEKEMMSQCVTLLGKFIAVREPNIRYLGLENMTRMFMITDVQDIIKRHQAQIITSLKDPDISIRRRALDLLYSMCDVSNAKDIVEELLQYLSTADFAMREELSLKAAILAEKFTPDLSWYVDVILQLIDKAGEFVSDDIWFRVIQFVTNNDDLQPYAAAKAREYLDKPAIHETMVKVSAYILGEFGHLLVRQPGFSPREIFNIIHEKLPTVSTSTIPILLSTYAKILMHTQPPDPDLQNQIWAIFKKYESCIEVEIQQRAVEYFALSRKGAALVDILAEMPKFPERQSALIKRAEDTEVDTAEQSAMKLRAQQLSQTSNALVVSDQHPANGTPAVMVNQLGLLKVPNPSTRSNMDNDSEDQRLPQVNGTLSKVDALPQSGDLDGVLLDTLAIEGPPSSIVQPKSNSNLGLGGIAVESSALVPVDQQANAVQPIGNIAERFRSLCLKDSGVLYEDPYIQIGLKAEWRAHQGRVVLFLGNKNTSPLLSVQAIILPPTHLKTELSLVPETIPPRAQVQCPLEVVNLLPSRDVAVLDFSYKFGNDMVNVKLQLPAVLNKFLQPISISAEDFFAQWRSLSGPPLKLQEVVRGVKPLPLLEMANLFDSYSLTVCPGLDPNPNNLVACATFYSENTRAMLCLIRIETDPADRTQLRMTVASGDPTLTFELKMFIKEMLVSIPPAIQKPPQASPTSLQQASDLAASTDPGAMLAALL; from the exons ATGGCGTTATCGGGAATGAGAGGTCTGTCGGTGTTCATCAGCGATGTCCGCAACTGTCAGAACAAGGAACAGGAGAGGCTACGCGTCGACAAGGAGCTCGGAAAAATCCGAACTCGCTTCAAGAGCGAGAAG GGTTTGAAACCATATGACAAAAAGAAATATGTATGGAAAATGCTTTACATATATATGCTTGGCTATGATGTGGATTTTGGTCACATGGAAGCCGTTTCTCTAATATCTGCTCCAAAGTATCCAGAAAAGCAG GTTGGGTACATTGTGACATCATGTCTGGTCAATGAAAACCATGACTTTCTGAGATTGGCAATAAATACTGTGCGGACTGATATTATTGGTCGCAATGAAACATTTCAGTGCTTAGCATTGACTATG GTTGGAAATATTGGCGGAAGAGAATTTTCCGAGTCCTTAGCACCTGATGTACAGAAGTTGCTG GTATCTAGCAGTTGCAGACCGCTTGTGAAAAAAAAAGCTGCTTTATGCTTACTGCGATTATACAGGAAAAATCCAGATGTTGTCAATGTAGATGGGTG GGCGGTTCGGATGGCACAACTTTTGGATGAACGAGACCTTGGTGTTTTGACTTCTTCTATGAGTCTCCTTGTTGCTTTGGTGTCAAACAATTATGAGGCATATTGGAGTTGTCTTCCCAAGTGTGTAAAAATTTTAGAACGCCTTGCTAGGAACCAGGATATTCCGCAAGAGTACACTTACTACGGCATTCCATCTCCCTGGCTTCAG GTCAAAACAATGAGGGCCCTTCAGTATTTTCCGATCATTGAAGATCCAAATACCAGAAGATCACTATTTGAG GTCTTACAAAGGATATTGATGGGCACTGATGTGGTAAAAAATGTGAACAAAAATAATGCATCTCATGCTGTTCTGTTTGAAGCCCTTGCTCTG GTTATGCATCTTGATGCTGAAAAAGAGATGATGTCTCAATGTGTGACTCTTCTTGGAAAATTTATTGCTGTTAGAGAGCCAAATATTCGATATCTAGGCTTG GAAAATATGACTAGAATGTTTATGATTACAGATGTGCAAGATATCATAAAAAGACACCAGGCTCAGATTATTACCTCATTGAAAGATCCTGACATCAG TATTCGAAGGCGTGCTTTGGATTTGCTTTATAGCATGTGTGATGTTTCAAATGCAAAGGATATAGTTGAAGAACTACTGCAG TATCTCAGCACAGCAGATTTTGCAATGCGAGAGGAATTATCACTAAAAGCAGCTATTCTTGCGGAGAAGTTTACACCAGATCTTTCTTG GTATGTAGATGTGATCCTTCAACTAATTGACAAGGCTGGAGAATTTGTTAGTGATGACATCTGGTTTCGTGTGATACAATTTGTTACAAATAATGATGATCTACAG CCTTATGCCGCGGCAAAAGCTCGAGAGTATCTTGATAAGCCTGCCATACATGAGACAATGGTTAAG GTTAGTGCATATATCCTTGGAGAGTTTGGGCACCTTCTAGTGAGACAACCTGGATTTAGTCCAAGGGAAATATTTAACATCATACATGAGAAGCTTCCTACTGTATC GACTTCTACTATTCCTATTCTTCTATCAACATATGCTAAAATTCTTATGCACACTCAACCACCAGACCCTGATCTACAGAATCAGATATGGGCAATATTCAAAAA ATATGAGAGTTGCATTGAAGTTGAGATACAGCAGCGGGCTGTTGAATATTTTGCCTTGAGTAGAAAAGGTGCAGCATTAGTAGATATATTAGCTGAAATGCCTAAATTCCCTGAACGGCAG TCTGCATTGATCAAAAGGGCTGAAGACACTGAAGTTGATACTGCAGAACAAAGTGCAATGAAGTTGCGAGCCCAGCAACTTTCTCAAACATCAAATGCATTGGTTGTATCTGACCAACACCCTGCTAATGGTACACCAGCAGTCATGGTCAACCAACTTGGTCTTTTAAAGGTGCCCAACCCCAGCACAAGGAGTAACATG GATAATGATTCAGAGGATCAAAGATTACCCCAGGTAAATGGGACTTTGAGTAAAGTAGATGCTCTGCCTCAATCTGGCGACCTTGATGGTGTTCTCTTGGATACATTGGCTATTGAGGGCCCACCCAGCAGCATTGTCCAGCCTAAGTCAAATTCCAATTTGGGATTGGGAGGTATTGCAGTTGAGTCATCAGCCCTCGTTCCTGTTGATCAGCAAGCTAATGCTGTGCAG CCAATTGGAAATATCGCTGAAAGGTTTCGTTCTTTGTGCTTGAAGGATAGTGGTGTTCTATATGAGGATCCTTACATTCAG ATTGGCCTTAAAGCAGAATGGAGAGCTCATCAGGGACGTGTTGTTCTTTTTTTGGGAAACAAGAATACTTCTCCTCTCCTCTCTGTTCAAGCTATAATATTGCCACCCACTCATTTAAAGACGGAGCTCTCATTAGTACCAGAAACTATACCTCCCCGGGCACAG GTGCAATGCCCACTTGAAGTTGTTAATCTCCTCCCAAGCAGGGATGTGGCTGTTCTTGACTTCTCATACAAGTTTGGTAATGATATG GTCAACGTCAAACTTCAGCTTCCAGCTGTCCTAAATAAATTTCTTCAGCCTATATCTATATCTGCTGAAGATTTTTTCGCTCAATGGAGATCCCTATCTGGACCACCTTTAAAGCTTCAAGAAGTG GTTAGAGGTGTCAAACCACTTCCGTTGCTTGAAATGGCCAACTTATTCGATAGTTACTCTTTGACAGTCTGCCCGGGGCTG GATCCCAATCCAAACAATCTTGTTGCGTGTGCAACATTCTATTCAGAAAATACAAGAGCAATGCTCTGTTTG ATAAGAATTGAAACGGATCCAGCAGACAGAACCCAGCTACGAATGACGGTTGCTTCGGGAGACCCAACACTAACATTTGA GTTGAAGATGTTTATAAAGGAAATGCTAGTCAGCATTCCCCCAGCAATCCAGAAACCTCCACAAGCATCTCCAACATCACTTCAACAAGCCAGTGATCTGGCAGCATCGACAGACCCCGGGGCTATGCTTGCTGCTCTTCTGTGA